The Roseovarius indicus genome has a segment encoding these proteins:
- the gatB gene encoding Asp-tRNA(Asn)/Glu-tRNA(Gln) amidotransferase subunit GatB yields the protein MLDLTFEPPKPKVIAGAKHDWELVIGMEVHAQVASNAKLFSGASTQFGAEPNSNVSFVDAAMPGMLPVINEFCVEQAVRTGLGLKAQINLKSAFDRKNYFYPDLPQGYQISQLYHPIVGEGEIIVDMEPGIARKVRIERIHMEQDAGKSIHDMDPHMSFVDLNRTGVCLMEIVSRPDIRGPEEAAAYVLKLRQILRYLGTCDGNMQNGNLRADVNVSVCRPGAYEKYMETQDFSHLGTRCEIKNMNSMRFIQMAIDYEARRQIAIVEGGGEIVQETRLYDPDKNETRSMRSKEEAHDYRYFPDPDLLPLEIEQDWVDGIAESLPELPDEKKSRFVNNFGLSEYDANVLTAEHENAAFFEAAAEGRDGKLVANWVINELFGRLKKEGHDITESPVSPAQLGGIVDLISSDAISGKIAKDLFEIVYTEGGDPAKIVEERGMKQVTDTGAIETAVDQIIADNPAQVEKAQSNPKLAGWFVGQVMKATGGKANPKAVNEIVQQKLGL from the coding sequence ATGCTTGACCTGACCTTTGAGCCCCCGAAACCCAAGGTGATCGCCGGGGCCAAGCACGACTGGGAACTGGTGATCGGCATGGAGGTGCATGCCCAGGTCGCCTCGAATGCCAAGCTGTTTTCCGGTGCCTCGACGCAATTCGGCGCCGAGCCCAACTCGAACGTCTCCTTCGTGGATGCGGCCATGCCCGGCATGCTGCCCGTCATCAACGAGTTCTGCGTCGAGCAGGCGGTGCGCACGGGCCTTGGCCTGAAGGCGCAGATTAACCTGAAATCGGCCTTCGACCGCAAGAACTATTTCTACCCCGACCTGCCGCAGGGCTACCAGATCTCGCAGCTCTACCACCCGATCGTGGGCGAGGGCGAGATCATCGTCGACATGGAACCCGGCATCGCCCGCAAGGTGCGCATCGAGCGCATCCACATGGAGCAGGATGCCGGCAAGTCGATCCATGACATGGATCCGCACATGTCCTTCGTCGATCTCAACCGCACGGGCGTCTGCCTCATGGAAATCGTTAGCCGCCCCGACATTCGCGGGCCGGAGGAAGCGGCGGCCTATGTGCTGAAGCTGCGCCAGATCCTGCGCTATCTGGGCACCTGCGACGGGAACATGCAGAACGGCAACCTGCGGGCCGACGTGAACGTCTCGGTCTGCCGCCCGGGCGCCTATGAGAAATACATGGAAACGCAGGATTTCTCGCACCTCGGCACCCGCTGCGAGATCAAGAACATGAACTCGATGCGCTTCATCCAGATGGCCATCGACTACGAGGCGCGCCGCCAGATCGCGATTGTCGAGGGCGGCGGCGAGATCGTGCAGGAAACCCGCCTCTACGACCCCGACAAGAACGAGACGCGCTCGATGCGGTCGAAGGAAGAGGCGCATGATTACCGCTACTTCCCCGACCCCGACCTGCTGCCGCTAGAGATCGAGCAGGACTGGGTGGATGGCATCGCCGAGTCTCTGCCCGAGTTGCCGGACGAGAAGAAATCGCGCTTCGTCAACAATTTCGGGCTGTCCGAGTATGACGCCAACGTCCTGACCGCCGAGCATGAGAACGCGGCCTTCTTCGAGGCGGCAGCCGAGGGCCGCGACGGCAAGCTGGTGGCGAACTGGGTCATCAACGAGCTCTTCGGCCGGCTGAAGAAGGAAGGCCACGACATCACCGAAAGCCCCGTCTCGCCCGCGCAGCTGGGCGGGATCGTCGACCTGATCTCGTCCGATGCCATCTCGGGCAAGATCGCCAAGGACCTGTTCGAGATCGTCTATACCGAGGGCGGCGACCCGGCGAAGATCGTCGAAGAGCGCGGCATGAAACAGGTCACCGACACCGGCGCCATCGAGACGGCGGTCGACCAGATCATCGCCGACAACCCGGCGCAGGTGGAGAAGGCACAGTCGAACCCCAAGCTTGCGGGCTGGTTCGTTGGCCAGGTGATGAAGGCCACGGGCGGCAAGGCCAACCCCAAGGCCGTGAACGAGATCGTGCAGCAGAAGCTGGGGCTCTGA
- a CDS encoding lytic transglycosylase domain-containing protein → MNRLILCLSILFYPSTLLSQEKDDPSGSVFPPARTAQIPHVRWAHRAESDLWTRSALSALKQHGAGLVDMVPRDIGDWCPAYPTASAEKRRAFWVGFLSALAKYESTHRPHAVGGGGRWFGLLQILPATARGYGCRARSGRALLDGPANLSCAIRIMTRTVRRDGVVSRGMRGVAADWGPLVSRSKRHEMMAWTKAQKYCTPLSSVRPRARPVAWVGTGGVAQVRPKVRPPGDFEIEIVTQKAPEVDIVRSEGSEVEVPVEPQIEIVMPAEGETASPEELEMEIVTPEEGDSASSKELELEIVTPVEGERAASEELEIEIVTRQDGQAASPDDLDIEIVEPKAREEALELDIIRPGQLEIVSP, encoded by the coding sequence ATGAACAGACTAATACTTTGTCTTTCCATATTATTTTATCCATCTACCCTGCTGTCGCAGGAAAAGGACGACCCGTCTGGCAGTGTATTTCCACCTGCGCGCACTGCCCAGATTCCCCATGTCCGATGGGCGCACCGGGCCGAATCCGACCTCTGGACGCGCTCCGCCCTGTCGGCGCTCAAGCAGCACGGCGCGGGGCTGGTCGACATGGTGCCGCGCGATATCGGCGACTGGTGCCCGGCCTATCCGACGGCTTCGGCGGAAAAGCGCCGCGCCTTCTGGGTGGGGTTCCTGTCGGCGCTGGCCAAGTACGAAAGCACCCATCGGCCGCATGCCGTGGGCGGCGGCGGGCGCTGGTTCGGGCTGTTGCAGATCCTGCCGGCGACGGCGCGGGGCTATGGCTGTCGGGCACGCTCGGGCCGGGCGCTTCTCGATGGGCCGGCGAACCTGTCCTGCGCGATCCGGATCATGACCCGCACGGTGCGGCGCGACGGCGTGGTCTCGCGCGGGATGCGCGGGGTGGCGGCGGATTGGGGCCCGCTGGTGAGCCGGTCGAAACGGCACGAGATGATGGCCTGGACCAAGGCGCAGAAATACTGCACGCCGCTGTCGAGCGTCCGGCCCCGGGCGCGGCCGGTGGCCTGGGTCGGCACGGGGGGCGTGGCACAGGTTCGGCCGAAGGTGCGGCCGCCCGGCGATTTCGAGATCGAGATCGTGACGCAGAAGGCGCCCGAGGTCGATATCGTGCGGTCTGAAGGCAGCGAGGTTGAGGTGCCCGTGGAACCGCAGATCGAGATCGTCATGCCCGCGGAGGGCGAGACGGCCTCGCCGGAAGAGCTCGAAATGGAGATCGTGACGCCGGAAGAGGGAGATAGCGCTTCGTCGAAAGAGCTCGAGTTGGAGATCGTCACGCCGGTGGAAGGCGAGCGGGCCGCGTCGGAGGAGCTTGAGATCGAGATCGTGACAAGACAGGACGGCCAGGCCGCCTCTCCTGATGATCTCGATATCGAGATCGTCGAGCCCAAGGCGCGTGAAGAGGCGCTTGAACTGGACATCATCCGGCCCGGGCAACTGGAGATCGTCTCGCCCTGA